A genomic segment from Actinomadura hallensis encodes:
- a CDS encoding alpha/beta hydrolase family esterase — MKIAARAATVVAILLAALIAHPLPAGAHDDASVTSEHTIDMDGWKRPYLLRVPPKRRARGPRPLIVALHGGLNDPEYVRRQSGLDRAADEAGYAVAYPAGLLGTWNAGACCSFARWAGVDDVAFLDRLVGTLVREGVADPRRVFVAGFSNGGGMAYRYACERSARVAAIAVVSGALAIGCTPDHPTSVLAFHGTWDPSVPYHGGGNMDAGVDFPFFPVQVTMEYWRWLNGLPALSRPLPGGPDGCVSTGPGPLVVALCTEQRGGHEWPPYATDLIIDFFTARPSLPKA; from the coding sequence ATGAAGATCGCCGCGCGGGCGGCGACGGTCGTCGCGATCCTCCTCGCGGCGCTCATCGCCCACCCCCTGCCCGCCGGGGCGCACGACGACGCCTCGGTAACGTCCGAGCACACCATCGACATGGACGGCTGGAAGCGCCCCTACCTCCTGCGCGTCCCGCCGAAGCGCAGGGCCCGCGGGCCGCGCCCCCTGATCGTGGCGCTCCACGGCGGCCTGAACGACCCGGAGTACGTCCGGCGGCAGAGCGGCCTCGACCGGGCCGCCGACGAGGCCGGCTACGCCGTCGCCTACCCCGCGGGCCTCCTCGGCACGTGGAACGCCGGCGCGTGCTGCTCGTTCGCCCGCTGGGCCGGCGTCGACGACGTCGCGTTCCTCGACAGGCTGGTCGGCACGCTCGTCCGCGAGGGCGTCGCCGACCCGCGCCGCGTCTTCGTGGCCGGCTTCTCCAACGGCGGCGGCATGGCGTACCGCTACGCGTGCGAGCGCTCCGCGCGGGTCGCCGCGATCGCCGTGGTGTCGGGCGCCCTCGCCATCGGCTGCACGCCCGACCACCCCACGTCGGTCCTGGCCTTCCACGGGACGTGGGACCCGTCCGTCCCCTACCACGGCGGCGGGAACATGGACGCGGGCGTCGACTTCCCGTTCTTCCCCGTCCAGGTCACCATGGAGTACTGGCGGTGGCTGAACGGGCTGCCCGCGCTGTCACGGCCGCTGCCCGGCGGCCCGGACGGCTGCGTCTCCACGGGCCCCGGCCCGCTGGTCGTCGCCCTCTGCACGGAGCAGCGGGGCGGCCACGAATGGCCGCCCTACGCCACTGATCTGATCATCGATTTCTTCACCGCCCGCCCGTCCCTGCCCAAGGCGTGA
- the mtlA gene encoding PTS mannitol transporter subunit IICB, with protein sequence MATDYTPEPTGTGLRAQVQRFGGKLAGMVMPNIGAFIAWGLITALFIETGWLPNEDLAQMVDPMIKFLLPLLIGFTGGRMVHGQRGAVVGAVATVGIIVGSDVPMFLGAMIIGPLTAYLLKLFDGLVQERVRTGFEMLVDNFSAGILGAAMAVVGNWVIGPVMNTFTRWAGDGVGWLVDHNVLPLTSVLIEPAKVLFLNNAINHGVLGPLGVDQAAETGKSILFMLESNPGPGLGVLLAYWFFGPRRLRPTVPAAAIIHFLGGIHEIYFPYILMKPRMILAAIAGGMTGVAIFMVSDAGLVATPSPGSIFAYLAQTPRGVGTWIGVYTGMLASAAVSFVVGAALLGFGRLAEPRGGDEGAGEAAEGGDAGDAAKETSAR encoded by the coding sequence ATGGCCACCGATTACACCCCAGAGCCCACGGGAACCGGGCTCCGAGCACAGGTCCAGCGGTTCGGCGGCAAGCTGGCCGGGATGGTCATGCCGAACATCGGCGCGTTCATCGCCTGGGGTCTGATCACCGCGTTGTTCATCGAGACCGGCTGGCTCCCCAACGAGGACCTGGCCCAGATGGTCGACCCGATGATCAAGTTCCTGCTGCCGCTGCTCATCGGCTTCACCGGCGGCCGGATGGTGCACGGCCAGCGCGGAGCCGTCGTCGGCGCGGTCGCCACCGTCGGCATCATCGTCGGCTCCGACGTGCCGATGTTCCTCGGCGCGATGATCATCGGCCCGCTGACCGCGTACCTGCTGAAGCTGTTCGACGGCCTGGTCCAGGAGCGCGTCCGGACCGGGTTCGAGATGCTCGTCGACAACTTCTCCGCCGGGATCCTCGGCGCCGCCATGGCGGTGGTCGGCAACTGGGTGATCGGCCCGGTCATGAACACCTTCACCCGCTGGGCCGGGGACGGCGTCGGCTGGCTGGTCGACCACAACGTGCTGCCGCTCACCTCCGTGCTCATCGAGCCCGCGAAGGTGCTGTTCCTCAACAACGCCATCAACCACGGCGTCCTCGGCCCGCTCGGCGTGGACCAGGCCGCCGAGACCGGCAAGTCGATCCTGTTCATGCTGGAGTCCAACCCCGGGCCCGGCCTCGGCGTGCTCCTGGCGTACTGGTTCTTCGGCCCGCGCCGGCTGCGCCCGACCGTCCCGGCCGCGGCGATCATCCACTTCCTCGGCGGCATCCACGAGATCTACTTCCCGTACATCCTCATGAAGCCGCGGATGATCCTCGCCGCGATCGCGGGCGGCATGACCGGGGTCGCGATCTTCATGGTCTCCGACGCCGGCCTCGTCGCCACCCCGTCGCCCGGCAGCATCTTCGCCTACCTCGCGCAGACGCCGCGCGGCGTGGGCACCTGGATCGGCGTCTACACCGGCATGCTCGCCTCCGCGGCGGTCTCCTTCGTCGTCGGCGCGGCCCTGCTCGGCTTCGGCAGGCTGGCCGAGCCGCGCGGCGGGGACGAGGGCGCCGGCGAGGCCGCCGAGGGCGGGGACGCCGGCGACGCCGCCAAGGAGACCAGCGCCCGCTGA
- a CDS encoding HPr family phosphocarrier protein, which yields MPERTVIIGSAQGLHARPAKIFVQRAAQQPVPVSIRAGDRAPVPASSILGVLSLGAAQGTEVVLSADGEGADAALDELAELLAGDLDAEEPDHV from the coding sequence GTGCCCGAACGCACCGTCATCATCGGCTCGGCGCAGGGACTGCACGCCCGCCCTGCGAAGATCTTCGTGCAGCGGGCGGCGCAGCAGCCCGTCCCGGTGTCCATCCGTGCCGGGGACCGCGCGCCGGTCCCGGCGAGCAGCATCCTCGGCGTGCTGTCCCTCGGCGCCGCCCAGGGGACCGAGGTGGTCCTCTCCGCCGACGGCGAGGGCGCGGACGCCGCGCTGGACGAGCTGGCCGAGCTGCTCGCCGGCGACCTCGACGCCGAGGAGCCCGACCATGTCTGA
- a CDS encoding zinc-dependent dehydrogenase, translating to MKVARFYAPGDIRLEDAPEPEPGPGELKIRVRNCSTCGTDVKISRFGHHHIAPPRVMGHEIAGEVAETGEGVTGWAAGDRVQVIAAIPDGACPECRRGRMTVCDAQESMGYHYDGGFAEYMIVPAKVLAVDGVNRIPDGVSFAEASVAEPLACVLNGQELAGVGEGDDVVVFGSGPVGCLHVRVARARGAARVFLVEVNAERLARAAALVKPEAAIDGGTTDVVEEVRKLTGGRGADVAITAAASGAAQEQAQRLVAPGGRVSLFGGLPKDDPVISVDANRVHYKELSLVGANGSSPAHNARALELIGSGQVPVDDLITHRLPLDAVHDALDLVTRGVAIKVTIEP from the coding sequence ATGAAGGTCGCCCGTTTCTACGCACCCGGCGACATCCGGCTGGAGGACGCGCCCGAACCGGAGCCCGGCCCCGGCGAGCTGAAGATCCGCGTGCGCAACTGCTCGACGTGCGGCACCGACGTCAAGATCTCCCGGTTCGGGCACCACCACATCGCCCCGCCGCGGGTGATGGGCCACGAGATCGCCGGCGAGGTCGCCGAGACCGGCGAGGGCGTCACCGGCTGGGCGGCGGGCGACCGCGTCCAGGTCATCGCCGCCATCCCCGACGGGGCGTGCCCGGAGTGCCGGCGCGGGCGGATGACCGTCTGCGACGCGCAGGAGTCGATGGGGTACCACTACGACGGCGGGTTCGCCGAGTACATGATCGTCCCGGCGAAGGTGCTGGCGGTGGACGGGGTGAACCGCATCCCCGACGGCGTCTCGTTCGCCGAGGCGTCGGTGGCCGAGCCGCTCGCGTGCGTCCTCAACGGGCAGGAGCTGGCGGGCGTCGGGGAGGGCGACGACGTCGTGGTGTTCGGCTCCGGGCCCGTCGGCTGCCTGCACGTGCGGGTCGCCCGCGCGCGCGGCGCGGCCCGCGTCTTCCTCGTCGAGGTCAACGCCGAGCGGCTGGCCCGGGCCGCGGCGCTCGTCAAGCCCGAGGCGGCGATCGACGGCGGGACGACCGACGTGGTGGAGGAGGTCCGCAAGCTCACCGGCGGCCGCGGCGCGGACGTCGCGATCACCGCGGCCGCGTCGGGCGCGGCGCAGGAGCAGGCGCAGCGCCTCGTCGCGCCCGGGGGCCGGGTCAGCCTGTTCGGCGGGCTGCCCAAGGACGACCCGGTCATCTCCGTCGACGCCAACCGCGTCCACTACAAGGAGCTGTCCCTGGTCGGCGCCAACGGGTCCAGCCCCGCCCACAACGCCCGCGCGCTGGAGCTCATCGGCTCCGGGCAGGTGCCGGTGGACGACCTCATCACCCACCGCCTCCCCCTGGACGCCGTGCACGACGCCCTCGACCTCGTCACCCGGGGCGTCGCGATCAAGGTGACGATCGAACCCTGA
- a CDS encoding MaoC family dehydratase yields MRTFSGVDEFEKAVGGHLGHSGWHTITQEQVDGFADATGDHQWIHVDPERAAEGPFGGTIAHGYLTLSLLPMLSKEIYRVEGLTMGVNYGANKVRFPAPVPVGSRIRAGAELLSLERGPSGARATLRVTIEREGGDKPVCVAEILSLLVD; encoded by the coding sequence ATGCGGACGTTCAGCGGAGTCGATGAGTTCGAGAAGGCCGTCGGCGGCCACCTCGGCCACAGCGGGTGGCACACGATCACGCAGGAGCAGGTGGACGGGTTCGCCGACGCGACCGGCGACCACCAGTGGATCCACGTCGATCCGGAGCGGGCGGCCGAGGGGCCGTTCGGCGGGACGATCGCGCACGGGTACCTCACGCTGTCGCTGCTGCCGATGCTCTCCAAGGAGATCTACCGGGTCGAGGGCCTCACCATGGGGGTGAACTACGGCGCGAACAAGGTCCGCTTCCCGGCGCCGGTTCCGGTCGGCTCGCGGATCCGCGCGGGCGCCGAGCTGCTGTCGCTGGAGCGGGGGCCCTCCGGGGCGCGGGCGACGCTGCGGGTGACGATCGAGCGCGAGGGCGGCGACAAGCCCGTCTGCGTGGCCGAGATCCTCTCCCTCCTGGTCGACTGA
- the mgtE gene encoding magnesium transporter has product MPQPESVAESSRSLQEIIKDERLDEAQAWLEERPPHVIADELARMGGAGAGVAFRLLDKDRALSVFEELDPVGQQQILAGLRDRSVLELVERMDPDDRVRMLREMPAKVARRVLAGLSPQKRWVTSALLGYPEDSVGRYMTPEVVALPQDLTVGQALETVREKGADAETVYTLPVVDAGRRLTGVVELRELVLNPPDMMVADLVVSEPTTVYATEPAEEAARLMGETNDLNLPVVDSEGRLVGLLTFDDAAEVIEEADTEDFARQAGTAPWAGHYMAASVWRLARYRAVWLSLLLVAATLTVGVTRAFEATLEQVAALALFIPMLIGAGGNAGAQAATACVRALAVGEVRGSDLLKVVWREFRVGLLLGSLLAVVGLAVGTLFASADIAVTVGITLVLICGWAATVGGTMPLLAKRLGIDPAVVSAPMVTTFVDTTGLVIYFLAAKAVLGV; this is encoded by the coding sequence ATGCCGCAGCCCGAGTCCGTCGCCGAGTCGAGCCGGTCGCTGCAGGAGATCATCAAGGACGAGCGGCTGGACGAGGCCCAGGCCTGGCTGGAGGAGCGGCCGCCGCACGTGATCGCCGACGAGCTCGCGCGGATGGGCGGGGCCGGCGCCGGGGTCGCGTTCCGGCTGCTGGACAAGGACCGGGCGCTGTCAGTGTTCGAGGAGCTGGACCCGGTCGGCCAGCAGCAGATCCTGGCGGGGCTGCGGGACCGCTCCGTCCTGGAGCTGGTCGAGCGGATGGACCCCGACGACCGGGTCAGGATGCTGCGGGAGATGCCCGCGAAGGTCGCCCGGCGGGTGCTGGCGGGGCTGAGCCCCCAGAAGCGGTGGGTGACGTCCGCGCTGCTCGGATACCCGGAGGACTCGGTCGGCCGGTACATGACGCCCGAGGTGGTGGCGCTGCCGCAGGACCTGACCGTCGGGCAGGCGCTCGAGACCGTGCGGGAGAAGGGCGCTGACGCCGAGACGGTGTACACGCTGCCGGTCGTGGACGCCGGGCGGCGGCTGACCGGCGTCGTCGAGCTGCGCGAGCTGGTGCTCAACCCGCCGGACATGATGGTCGCGGACCTGGTGGTGTCCGAGCCGACCACGGTGTACGCGACCGAGCCCGCCGAGGAGGCCGCCCGGCTGATGGGCGAGACCAACGACCTCAACCTGCCGGTCGTGGACAGCGAGGGGCGGCTGGTGGGGCTGCTGACCTTCGACGACGCGGCCGAGGTGATCGAGGAGGCCGACACCGAGGACTTCGCCCGGCAGGCCGGCACCGCTCCCTGGGCGGGGCACTACATGGCCGCCTCGGTGTGGCGGCTCGCCCGCTACCGGGCGGTGTGGCTGAGCCTCCTGCTGGTGGCGGCGACGCTCACGGTCGGCGTGACCCGGGCGTTCGAGGCGACGCTGGAGCAGGTCGCCGCGCTGGCGCTGTTCATCCCGATGCTCATCGGGGCGGGCGGCAACGCGGGCGCGCAGGCCGCCACGGCGTGCGTGCGGGCGCTGGCGGTCGGGGAGGTCCGCGGCTCGGACCTGCTGAAGGTGGTCTGGCGGGAGTTCCGGGTCGGCCTCCTGCTCGGCTCGCTGCTGGCCGTGGTCGGCCTCGCGGTGGGGACGCTGTTCGCGAGCGCGGACATCGCGGTGACGGTCGGCATCACGCTCGTGCTCATCTGCGGGTGGGCGGCCACCGTCGGCGGCACGATGCCGCTCCTGGCGAAGCGGCTCGGGATCGACCCGGCGGTCGTCTCCGCCCCGATGGTCACCACGTTCGTGGACACCACCGGGCTGGTCATCTACTTCCTGGCCGCGAAGGCCGTGCTGGGCGTCTGA
- a CDS encoding PTS lactose transporter subunit IIB, with protein sequence MNGKDVRKLVIACDAGMGSSVMLAGQLRRALKKHDVTVEHTPVDSIPADADVVVTHTGLADRARRGAGDAPVVTFEVYLGDPAVDRLVKAIKDGGEIGA encoded by the coding sequence ATGAACGGCAAGGACGTCCGCAAGCTCGTCATCGCCTGCGACGCCGGCATGGGCAGCAGCGTCATGCTCGCCGGCCAGCTCCGCAGGGCGCTGAAGAAGCACGACGTGACGGTCGAGCACACCCCCGTCGACTCCATCCCCGCCGACGCCGACGTGGTCGTCACCCACACCGGGCTCGCCGACCGCGCCCGGCGCGGCGCCGGGGACGCCCCGGTGGTCACCTTCGAGGTCTACCTCGGCGATCCCGCCGTCGACCGGCTGGTCAAGGCCATCAAGGACGGCGGTGAGATCGGTGCCTGA
- the ptsP gene encoding phosphoenolpyruvate--protein phosphotransferase produces the protein MSDLPAASDLPAVSDAPAARSGTVLRGLGVGPGAAAGPAEVMGPPPELPPPRAVADPEAEIARAVRALAAVEAELDRRAAAAPTPEAREILAAQSVMASDPMLAAGVRDRVLRGADAAHALHGAFAEQAQALAAAGGHFAERAADLADLSGRAVAAVLGRPMPGVPSPGHPFVLVADDLSPADTAALDTGTVLALVTERGGPTGHTAILARSLGLPAVVGCAGILAAAVPGEPVAVDGTAGEVRTGVTEREAARVNAREAAAAREAPVPAGPGRTADGRPVDLMVNVGSAADLDGVDLTGVAGVGLFRTEFLFLGRHEQPGPDEQAAAYAKVFEAAGDRTVVVRTLDAGADKPLPFLRLPGEPNPALGVRGLRVARRRPGVLRTQLEAVARAAAGTRARVAVMAPMVSTPAEADEFVALARECGLPAAGVMIEVPAAALRAARILREAEFLSIGTNDLSQYALAADRQSSDVPDLLDPWQPAVLDLVARCAEAGAAAGKSVGVCGEAAADPLLAPVLAGLGVTRLSMAPRALPAVRAALLRRTFAECADLAERVLAADDPAEARELARTQQNGGA, from the coding sequence ATGTCTGACCTTCCGGCGGCGTCTGACCTTCCGGCGGTGTCGGACGCCCCGGCGGCGCGGTCCGGGACGGTGCTGCGCGGCCTCGGCGTCGGCCCGGGCGCCGCGGCGGGCCCGGCGGAGGTGATGGGCCCGCCGCCCGAGCTTCCGCCGCCCCGGGCCGTCGCCGACCCGGAGGCGGAGATCGCGCGGGCGGTGCGCGCCCTGGCGGCCGTCGAGGCCGAGCTGGACCGGCGGGCGGCGGCCGCGCCGACGCCGGAGGCCCGCGAGATCCTCGCGGCGCAGTCGGTGATGGCCTCCGACCCGATGCTGGCCGCCGGCGTCCGGGACCGCGTCCTGCGGGGCGCGGACGCCGCCCACGCCCTGCACGGCGCGTTCGCCGAGCAGGCGCAGGCGCTGGCGGCGGCGGGCGGGCACTTCGCCGAGCGCGCCGCGGACCTCGCGGACCTGTCGGGCCGGGCCGTCGCCGCGGTGCTCGGCCGCCCGATGCCGGGCGTCCCGTCCCCCGGGCATCCGTTCGTCCTGGTCGCCGACGACCTGTCGCCGGCCGACACCGCCGCGCTCGACACCGGGACCGTCCTCGCGCTGGTGACCGAGCGCGGCGGGCCCACCGGGCACACCGCGATCCTGGCGCGCTCGCTCGGCCTGCCGGCCGTCGTGGGCTGCGCCGGGATCCTCGCCGCGGCCGTCCCCGGCGAGCCGGTCGCGGTGGACGGGACGGCCGGCGAGGTCCGCACGGGCGTCACCGAGCGGGAGGCCGCGCGGGTCAACGCGCGGGAGGCGGCCGCGGCCCGGGAGGCGCCCGTGCCCGCCGGGCCCGGCCGCACCGCCGACGGGCGCCCGGTCGACCTGATGGTCAACGTCGGCTCCGCCGCCGATCTCGACGGCGTCGACCTCACCGGCGTCGCCGGCGTCGGCCTGTTCCGCACCGAGTTCCTGTTCCTCGGCCGGCACGAGCAGCCCGGCCCGGACGAGCAGGCCGCCGCGTACGCGAAGGTCTTCGAGGCGGCCGGCGACCGGACGGTCGTCGTCCGCACGCTGGACGCGGGCGCCGACAAGCCGCTGCCGTTCCTGCGGCTGCCCGGCGAGCCGAACCCGGCGCTCGGCGTCCGCGGCCTGCGCGTCGCCCGCCGCCGCCCCGGCGTCCTGCGGACCCAGCTGGAGGCCGTCGCCCGCGCCGCCGCCGGGACCCGCGCTCGGGTCGCCGTCATGGCGCCGATGGTGTCCACCCCGGCCGAGGCGGACGAGTTCGTCGCGCTCGCCCGCGAGTGCGGGCTGCCCGCCGCCGGAGTCATGATCGAGGTTCCGGCCGCCGCGCTGCGCGCCGCGCGGATCCTGCGCGAGGCGGAGTTCCTCAGCATCGGGACGAACGACCTGAGCCAGTACGCCCTGGCCGCCGACCGGCAGAGCAGCGACGTGCCGGACCTGCTCGACCCGTGGCAGCCCGCCGTCCTCGACCTGGTCGCCCGCTGCGCGGAGGCGGGCGCCGCCGCCGGCAAGTCCGTCGGGGTCTGCGGCGAGGCGGCGGCCGATCCGCTCCTCGCCCCGGTGCTGGCCGGGCTCGGCGTCACCCGGCTGTCGATGGCGCCGCGCGCGCTGCCCGCCGTGCGCGCCGCGCTGCTGCGGCGCACGTTCGCCGAGTGCGCGGACCTGGCGGAGCGGGTCCTGGCCGCCGACGACCCCGCGGAGGCGCGCGAACTGGCCCGGACACAGCAGAATGGAGGCGCCTAG
- a CDS encoding aromatic ring-hydroxylating dioxygenase subunit alpha — MVFARNQWYVAAYSQEVGDDLLARTVCGEPLVLYRTKAGEAVALTDRCVHRRYPLSESSRDGDNIVCGYHGFTYAPDGVCVAVPGQSRVPRTARVPAHQIVEQDSLVWVWIGEGEGDPDAIPRAPWLDSPDYVTVRGMEHLDARYQLLVDNLLDLSHETYLHAGYIGTPEVAETPITTEVDEDAGVIYVSRRMKDVECPSFYRESTGIEGRIDRWQDIEYHPPCLYLLHSRIAPAGVEPGPDGDDPRACHAEIVYAITPETETTTHDFWMVARDFALDDEKVSEFLAESNRTVVLQDVEALNVLEKVIASEPEGYQELSINIDTGGLAARRILQRQIAR; from the coding sequence GCCTACAGCCAGGAGGTGGGCGACGACCTCCTGGCCCGGACCGTGTGCGGCGAGCCCCTCGTCCTGTACCGGACGAAGGCGGGCGAGGCGGTCGCGCTCACCGACCGCTGCGTCCACCGCCGGTACCCGCTCTCGGAGAGCAGCCGCGACGGGGACAACATCGTCTGCGGCTACCACGGATTCACCTACGCGCCCGACGGCGTGTGCGTCGCCGTGCCGGGGCAGAGCCGCGTCCCCCGCACCGCCCGCGTCCCCGCCCACCAGATCGTCGAGCAGGACTCGCTCGTCTGGGTCTGGATCGGCGAGGGGGAGGGCGACCCGGACGCCATCCCGCGCGCCCCGTGGCTCGACTCGCCGGACTACGTGACCGTCCGCGGGATGGAGCACCTCGACGCCCGTTACCAGCTGCTCGTCGACAACCTCCTCGACCTGTCCCACGAGACGTACCTGCACGCCGGGTACATCGGCACGCCCGAGGTGGCGGAGACGCCCATCACCACCGAGGTGGACGAGGACGCCGGCGTCATCTACGTCAGCCGCCGCATGAAGGACGTCGAGTGCCCGTCCTTCTACCGCGAGTCCACGGGCATCGAGGGCCGCATCGACCGCTGGCAGGACATCGAGTACCACCCGCCGTGCCTCTACCTCCTGCACAGCCGCATCGCCCCCGCCGGCGTCGAGCCCGGCCCGGACGGGGACGACCCCCGCGCCTGCCACGCCGAGATCGTCTATGCGATCACGCCGGAGACCGAGACGACCACGCACGACTTCTGGATGGTCGCCCGCGACTTCGCGCTGGACGACGAGAAGGTCTCGGAGTTCCTCGCCGAGAGCAACCGCACGGTCGTCCTCCAGGACGTCGAGGCGCTCAACGTCCTGGAGAAGGTCATCGCGTCCGAGCCGGAGGGCTACCAGGAGCTGTCCATCAACATCGACACCGGCGGCCTCGCCGCCCGCCGCATCCTCCAGCGGCAGATCGCCCGATGA
- a CDS encoding DeoR/GlpR family DNA-binding transcription regulator — protein sequence MYAEERQQAILALARSKGRVDVVALAEEFSVTTETIRRDLTVLERAGTVRRVHGGAMPVERLGFEPELAARDAVMTEEKQRIAKAALEELPAEGSIIVDAGTTTARFVQMLPTDRELTVIVNSPPHASVLAARPNLTVIILGGRVRGRTLATVDDWVLRPLADLWVDVAFMATNGCSVERGLTTSDQAEAAVKRAMIASSRRRVLLADRTKIGNDHLVRFADLSDIDVLITDTGLDTDLAADLAAVGPEIVRA from the coding sequence ATGTACGCGGAAGAACGACAGCAGGCGATCCTCGCGCTGGCGCGGTCCAAAGGGCGGGTGGACGTGGTCGCGCTGGCCGAGGAGTTCTCCGTCACCACCGAGACGATCCGCCGCGACCTGACCGTCCTGGAGCGAGCCGGGACGGTCCGGCGCGTGCACGGGGGCGCGATGCCGGTCGAGCGGCTCGGGTTCGAGCCCGAGCTCGCGGCGCGCGACGCCGTGATGACCGAGGAGAAGCAGCGCATCGCCAAGGCCGCGCTGGAGGAGCTGCCCGCCGAGGGCTCCATCATCGTCGACGCGGGGACGACCACCGCGCGGTTCGTCCAGATGCTGCCGACCGACCGCGAGCTGACGGTGATCGTGAACTCGCCGCCGCACGCCTCGGTGCTGGCCGCGCGCCCGAACCTGACCGTGATCATACTGGGCGGGCGGGTGCGCGGCCGGACCCTGGCGACCGTGGACGACTGGGTCCTGCGGCCCCTGGCCGACCTGTGGGTGGACGTGGCGTTCATGGCGACCAACGGCTGCTCGGTCGAGCGCGGGCTGACCACGTCCGACCAGGCCGAGGCCGCGGTGAAACGGGCGATGATCGCCTCGTCGCGGCGGCGGGTGCTGCTCGCCGACCGCACCAAGATCGGCAACGACCACCTGGTGCGGTTCGCCGACCTGTCCGACATCGACGTCCTGATCACCGACACCGGCCTGGACACCGACCTCGCCGCCGACCTCGCCGCCGTCGGCCCGGAGATCGTCCGCGCCTGA
- a CDS encoding PTS sugar transporter subunit IIA — protein sequence MRSVPDRAGGLLAREAIVLDARAADRDDAVRACGRVLVDAGAVDPAYVDAMLERERSISTYLGEGVAIPHGTNEGRDLIHRDALAFVRFPEGTDWNGNPVTVCIAIAARGDGHMEILAELAQVLMDPDKARELREADDPDRIIALLAPRGEEEQTTDSPQTGQEHTV from the coding sequence GTGAGATCGGTGCCTGACCGGGCGGGCGGCCTGCTCGCCCGGGAGGCGATCGTGCTGGACGCCCGCGCGGCGGACCGCGACGACGCGGTCCGCGCGTGCGGGCGGGTCCTGGTGGACGCCGGCGCGGTGGACCCCGCCTACGTCGACGCGATGCTCGAGCGGGAGCGGTCGATCTCCACCTACCTCGGGGAGGGCGTCGCCATCCCGCACGGCACCAACGAGGGCCGCGACCTCATCCACCGGGACGCGCTCGCCTTCGTCCGGTTCCCCGAGGGGACGGACTGGAACGGCAACCCCGTCACCGTGTGCATCGCGATCGCGGCGCGCGGCGACGGCCACATGGAGATCCTCGCCGAGCTGGCCCAGGTCCTCATGGACCCGGACAAGGCGCGGGAGCTGCGCGAGGCCGACGACCCGGACCGCATCATCGCCCTCCTCGCCCCGCGGGGCGAGGAGGAGCAGACCACAGATTCACCGCAGACAGGACAGGAACACACCGTATGA
- a CDS encoding TetR/AcrR family transcriptional regulator, giving the protein MTQAAERRAPGDPPLPDRLLAVATRMFAEKGFGNTSVQEIVEAAGVTKGAMYHYFGSKDDLLYEIYHRLLGLQTSHLERIADGPGTAEERLRAAAVDVLDTSFRHLDAFVVFFRSLHLLSRDRREAVRAERRAYHERFRGLVEEGQREGAFRADVPADLAVHFFFGAVHQIGTWYRPGGRLEAEAISEHYADLFLNGLRN; this is encoded by the coding sequence ATGACGCAGGCGGCCGAGCGCCGCGCGCCCGGCGACCCGCCGCTCCCCGACCGGCTGCTGGCCGTCGCGACGCGCATGTTCGCCGAGAAGGGCTTCGGCAACACGTCGGTCCAGGAGATCGTGGAGGCCGCCGGGGTCACCAAGGGCGCGATGTACCACTACTTCGGCTCGAAGGACGACCTCCTCTACGAGATCTACCACCGGCTGCTGGGCCTGCAGACCTCGCACCTGGAGCGGATCGCGGACGGGCCCGGCACCGCCGAGGAGCGCCTCCGCGCCGCCGCCGTCGACGTCCTCGACACCTCGTTCCGGCACCTGGACGCCTTCGTCGTCTTCTTCCGCTCGCTGCACCTGCTGTCCCGCGACCGCCGCGAGGCCGTCCGGGCCGAGCGCCGCGCCTACCACGAGCGCTTCCGCGGGCTGGTCGAGGAGGGCCAGCGGGAGGGCGCGTTCCGCGCCGACGTCCCCGCCGACCTGGCCGTCCACTTCTTCTTCGGCGCCGTCCACCAGATCGGCACCTGGTACCGTCCCGGCGGCCGCCTGGAGGCGGAGGCGATCAGCGAGCACTACGCCGACCTGTTCCTGAACGGCCTCAGGAACTGA